The segment ACAGTTGTGGCGCCGATGAGCTGCAGCTCTCCTCTTGCCAGGGAGGGCTTCAGAATGTTGGAGGCATCTATAGCGCCTTCCGCCCCTCCGGCACCGATGATCGTGTGGATCTCGTCGATAAAGAGCAGGATGTTCCCATCTTCCCTGATTTCGGAAAGCACCTTTTTAATTCTCTCCTCAAACTCTCCTCTGTACTTGCTTCCAGCCACCATCCCTGACAGATCAAGACTCACTACCCGCTTTCCGGCGATGGTTTCCGGCACATCCCCGCTCACGATCAGCTGGGCAAGCCCCTCTACCACTGCCGTCTTTCCCACTCCCGGCTCACCGATCAGGCAGGGATTGTTCTTCGTGCGCCTGCTCAGGATCTGGACTACACGCCGCATCTCTGTCTCACGGCCGATCACCGGATCAAGCCTGCCTTCCCTGGCCATCTGGGTCAGATCTCTGCTGAAATGATCCAGATTCGGAGTATCCCCCTTCTCTCTTTTCGCCTTTCCTGCCAGCTCTTCTTTTCCTGCCGGGGCGTCGTCTCCCATAGCGGAAAGCAGATCTACATACAGCTTCTGGATATTGACATTCATGGTATTTAAGAGCCTGGCAGCCGTGCACTTTCCATTTTTAATCATGGCAATCAGGATATGCTCCGTGCCGATAAGCGGTGCCTTAAAGAGAACTGCCTCTTCGTAGCTTGCCTCCAGCGTCCTCCTTGCCCCTGGCGTATATTCCAGCTCCCCCTTCAGCCTGGTTGGAGCTGCCGGCGAGATCAGCCGCTCCATCAGGGCGAGAACCTTCTCCTCCGTCACACCATAGTGCTCCAGAATCATGGAAGCCACTCCTGTGCCCTCCCGGAGCAGACCAAGAAGCAGGTGCTCTGTTCCCACATAGCCGTGTTCCAGCTCTCCCGCTGTCTCCACTGCCAGGCGAATTGCCTCCCTGGCCTTTTCTGTAAAGCGATCTATCATAAAATATAATTCCTCCTGTAATGTTTCAGTTGATTTCCGTCTCTCTATACTTCTATCTGGGGCAGATGTGAGCGGATATAGGCCGCTCTCGCCACTTCCAGCTCCTCCTTGTCGAGGGGACGGCTGGAATTTTTCTGAAGATTTGCATTCCGGATCTCTAACATCAATCCGTAGACAGAGCAGGGCTCCTTCATTCTGACTATCCCGTCTGCCATCCCTGCCATCAAATGGGAGAGGAAGGTCAGGCCATCTTTCTCTGCCATTCTTCTGGCATACCGGAGCACGCCGTAGGATTTATATGCCTCGTCTTCCCTCATCAGCCGGTGCTTTTCCAGCGACAGCTTCCTCACCTGGTTCTCCTGATCCGTGAGCTGGACAGCCACATTTTCCACCAGCTCCAAAATCTCTTTCTCTGAAAGCCCCAGAGTTTTCTGGTTTGTCACCTCGTAGAGATCGCCGGGGTTCTCTCCGGGACGCCCATAGACGCCACGGACAGCGGCTCCGAACCGCCCCATGTCTCCCAGAAGATCCTGAAACTTTTTGCTGATAGAGAGCGTTGGAAGATGGACAATAACAGACGCCTTCATCCCGGTTCCCACATTGGTGGGATAGGTAGTCAGATAGCCGTATTTCTCACTGAAGGCATAGGGAATCTTCTCATTGATATAGTCGTCCAGGCAGTCTGCCCTCTCATAGCACTCCCGCAGAGACATGCCCTGTCCCATAACCTGTATCCTGATATGGTCATCCCCGTTCAGCATCAGGCTGACCCTCTCATCCTCAGACACAATAAGGCCTCCGGGAGTCTTTTTCTCCATCATGCTTCTGTTGATCAGCCGCCTCTCCTTTAACGCCATCCGGTCAAGTTCTGAAAGCCTTCTTAAATCCAGATACTCATAGTCGCGCCCGTCTGTGTCAGGGAGGCCTCTCAGCTCCTTTTTCAGCCTTTCAAGCATCAGCTCTGCCTCATCGTCGGACAGACTTCCGGAGAATCTGTACTCCTCCCAGTTTCTCGCAAGCCTGACGCGGCTGGCGATAATCCCGCGGGACGCACTCCTTGCTTCCTCGTACCACTTACTCATCTTCGCCGCCCTCCTTCAATGCCCTGATCCGATCCCTGCACCGGGCAGCCGTCTCATATTCCTCACACCGGAGAGCCTCCTTCAGCTTTCTCTCCAGCTCCCGAATCTCCTCCTCCCTGGACAGCCTCATCTCTCCGTCCTTTTCCACATGGGTTTCCTTCTCCTCTATCTGAAACCTGGGTTTTTTCCCTGTGTGGCAGTCATTTCCCTGGAGCTTCTTTATTTTTTCTCCGATAAGAAGGTCAAATACCCGGTAGCAGTCCGGGCACCCGAAACGGCTGTTTTCCACAAACGCCTCGTAAGTAGTCCCGCAGGTCGGGCAGGCGATCTCCTGAATATTCTCCTCCTCCGGAGAGGCATTTTCCAGCCCCAGAAGGCCTGACAGGAGCTTTCCCAGAGGAAAATCCCCGTCAAAAATCGCCGAATACTGGCCAAAGTCCAGCTCCTTGGCGCACTGGGCACAGAGATTGTGCTCTGTCTTCACGCCGTTTATCACCTCTGTATATTTAATATTTGCCTCGCGGATTTTACATCTCTCACACAACATATCTTATCCTCCATGGGGTTTTCTGTCGCAGCCTTATGGTAAGCACAGACAAAAGAAGAGCCCTAATAGCCTTTTCCGTCTCCGGAAAAGGCATCGAAAATGGAATCCACCAGCTCATGCACCTCAGCCCTGCTGATATGCTTGCAGCAGCCTCTGGCCAGAACTACGCCCAGATCCCTTCTCATCTCATCAATGGCCCGCATCTTGTCGGCATCCAGACAGATAACGGCTCCTCTTCTGCGATCCAGCTTCACAAGACCTTCCTGCTTTAATACAGAATATGCCTTATTGACTGTATGCATGTTAATGCCGATGTTGTCAGCCAGCTGCCGGACAGACGGAAGAGAATCCCCTTCCCTGAGCCGATCTGTGGCAATTCCTACAATGATCTGATTTCTCAGCTGGATATAGAGAGCTTCATCACTGTTAAAATCAATTTCCAATATCATAGGCCCACCATCTTTCGTTATATCTGTTATACTTAGTATATAACAATACGGTCCAAGCCGTCAAGACAAACTTTTCCGGCTGATGATTGCGTTTCAGAGGGCAATCCGCGTTCTGTCCGGATTTTCCCTGCTTTGTTCTGCAAAAAGACGACATAAAGTGATATACCTTATGCCGCCTTTCCATTTTTCTCTTTATTCATCCAGATCTACAAAATCAGGGCTGTCTCCTCTGTTTCTTCTGTCCGGACTGTTTCTCCTGTCCGGGCGGGGAGATGTTCTTCTTTGTGAGTAAGAATCCCTCTCTTCCGGATAGCCATAATTTCTCCCATAAGCCTCTCTTCGCCCGTTTTCTGTGGACGCAGACGGCCTCTGAGACTGAGGACGCCGCCTGATCTCCTCAAATTCCAGCTCCTGTTCTCTTCTGCTCTCCTGCATTCTGTCTCTGCCGGCCGCTGTTCTCTCCTGGGCCGGGCGGGTATATCCGCCCCTCCTGTGCTCCTCAGCTCTCTCCGGGCCGCGGTACGTCTCTCTGGTCATATCCGTCCTCTGGTTACGCTCAGAGCGCTGTCCTCTTTCTTCCCTGGAAGCTGCCTCCTCATGTCTCGCTCTCTGGCTGTAAGATTCCGAGGCTTCTCTTCCGGAACCTTCACGCCGTGGAACTCTTGAAGGGGGAATCTCCCTGCAGGCTTCCTCTCTCCGCTCAGGACGCTTACCATTCCGGCTGAACTCTCCCGGTCTGCCCGCTTCCTCGCGCCTTTCAGAAGCGCTCTGCTGCTCTCGCCCGGCTGTCCGCCGTCCGTCTCCATAGCTCCTTGGAGCCTGGTTTTCTCCCTTTCCTGAAGGAGGTATCTGTCTAGGCGCCTCTGTTCCCTTTTTTCTGGAAGAAGCTCCCGGAGCCTGACTGCTGCCGCGGCTGCTGTCCTCCCCGTCATGATCCCCTCCCTTCTTTTTCAGAAGCAGGATCACCATCACAAGCAGAATCACGCAGACCGCGCCCAGGGCTACGATAATTACCAGACGCAGGCGGTACAGCTTATATATCTCATTGAATTCGTTGATATACGCCTCTACTTCCTCATCCGAGTAGGAACTCTGAATTGCCGGGTCCTCAAAGTATCTCTGAATCGTCTTCTCCCCTATATCATAACGGTACAGGCCCTTCTCGCCGTTTTCATTCATACCGTAGACCACACAGTATCTCTGCTCCGTGTCAGTTGCCCACACCCAGCCCTCTACCTTGTAGTCTCCATTCAGCTGGATCGTTGTCTCTGAAAATCCTTCCGGTATTTCCACGCTGTCATCAATTGGAAGGACCGTTATATTCTTCTCGCTTACGTGGATCGTGGCATATGGAGCAAGCTCTCCCGACTCACTGTTGTAGAACCAGAAGCTTCCGGCTCCCCCTTCGTCCTGAAGGTAGATCACTGTCAAATCGCCGTTCACGCCTGCCATGATTTCCGTATCCTGGTAGACAGCAGAGGAGGCTGTGTAGCCAGCCGGAAGCAGAGACTGGTCGAAGGACGAAGCCACGCTGTACTCTGTTCCGTCTATCTCTGCCTTCAGCTCTCCGACTACGGCCGCCTCTGTTTCTCCTGCGCTCTCGCTGGCCGTCTGAGCCTGACTCTCGCCGGCGGCGGCCTTTGTCACAGTGATCGTATAATTTTTAACCGTTTTCCCGTCCTCAGCTGTTACCTTGCAGACCACCTGATTCTTACCCGGCTGCAGATTGCTGTCCCCGGATACCACCAGCTTTGCCTTGGAATCCTTTCTCTCTGCACTGACTGCAATTTTATTCACTTCTGCTCCCAAGCTCGCGGTGTAGGAGGTGACCTCCGGTGAAAAGGCCGGCGTAAGGGTTCCAGGTGAAATCTTTAAAGATGACAGAGAGGCCTCGCTGGAATAGGTAGACGGGGCCTGAACCTTTACAGCAGAATTTCCTGTGTGACTCACCGTCATAGCCTGCATATCCGCGTCATACAGTTCAGAGCTGCTGACGCTGATTGTAGTCTCTCCTGCCTGCAGAGCCTTAAATTTCAGACTGAAATCAAAACTCTTTGTATTGGCAGAGTCCATAGTTCCCACAAGGCGCACCGTCCCTGCACCGCCGTTGGCATTGTTTCCGCTGACAAATTCTATCACAGCAGGATCATAGGAGAGAACTATATCCGCCCCTCCCATGTTTCCATCTGTCGTGGCAGCTTTCACTGTCACAGTAAACTCTGTCCCCACTGCCGGTTTTGGATCATTAAAAGTGATCTTTGCTGTCGCAGCAAAAGCCGTCAAAATCTGAAAGGGCATCACTGCCGCCATCACGAAGGCGGCGATGAAGCATATGGCAAAATTTCTGATTCTTCTGTTCATACTTACTCCCGTCTAGTTTATCAACTCAGCTTTTCAATTCCCAGCACATCTCTCTGCATAGCCAGGACATCTGTAATGTCAATCTTCCCGTTTCCATTTATGTCCGAGGCCTTCTCGCAGGCTCCTGCCAGGGAGCCAAGCCCTAAAATATGACGCTGGGCATTCAAAATATCCAGCACATTCAGTTTGCCGTCCCCGGTATTGTCGCCCCGGACAACCACCGTATATCTGGCTGCCGGTTCTCCGTCTGAACCGTAGGTCTGCACCAGATTTCCCGTGCCTACATTCCCCGTCACTTCCGCGCCGGAGGAATTGTATACTTTTACGATGGTTCCGGCTCCCTCCGACTGCATCTGGGAAGCCAGGGCAGCAGCCGAAGTCTGGGCTGCCACTGTCCTGTAGCCGTCAGAGTTCTGGTAGCCGGCGTTCTGCCCTGGTGCAGCTGAGGAAGAGCCAGCGCTATCCGGCCCCTGAATCCCGGAACTGTTCTCCTCTTGGCCGAAGCTTCCCACGCTTCCGTCCGGCGCTATGGGTTCCACAGCTCCGTTTCCGGTTCCGCCCGGAGCTGCAGACTGTCCTCCCGTTCCCTCCGAGCCGGAATTTCCAGTACCCGAACTTCCTGAGCTTCCCGGAGGTCCTACTATCTCCACGCTCGTATCCTGGCCGGGACCTGCAGTACCTCCAGGACCGATTCCTCCTCCGGAAGATACTCCGCTGTCAATGGAATCGGAATAGGTCGGCCCGTTATTCTGTCTGACCACATGGATAACATAGTTTCTCACATGTCCGTTTTCTGCTGTCACGGAGACGGTAATATCGTTGATTCCGCTTTGCAGGGCAACGGTTCCTGTTCCGCTTACAGTTGCCTTGGAGTCAATGGCAGATGCCTCCACCGTTACACTCTCAACTGACGGATCCACAATCAAATCATAAGATTCTGTATCTCTGCTGAAGGTAGGCGTGAGGGCAAAGCCGTCTACACCCAGTCCTGAAAGCTTGTTGTTGGGGCTTCCATCCAGGGTGGGCTGTGCGCAGGCTGTGTCAGGCATATTGTTAAATACGGGAATGGAAAATTCCAGAGCCGTATTTTTCAAAGATGCAATCTTGGCAAGCTCTGCTCCCTCGGACGCCGCTGCCTGTACATTTGTCATATACTGATGGGTGTAGGGACTGCTTCCCTGCACATTGAATTTTTTCAGGTATAAGGTATCCTGACCGCGGTTTAAGTAATTTTCTGCATACCATTTTGCTCCGCCCAGAATGGATTTCTCCCTGGTATTCCAGGGACGCCCGTAGCTTCCAGACTGGGATACCCACCAGAGTCCTCTTTCCACTGCGCTCATGGAGCCGGACTGGTATGCCTCGATATTAAAGAAATTATAATATCCCGTATAGCCGGACACCGTGCCGGAAATACTGCGCCCCGTTCCCTGTTTCCCCTGCTCCACCAGGATCATGGAGGCGATAATATACGGGCTCACACCTGACTGGGCAGCGGCGTCCATGATAATATCTACATAGGGACGCCCCTCTGAGGAGCCGCCTGTAGCGGATTCTGAATTTCCCTGACTGCCGTTTTCGCTGCTTGTGCCCTCCATTCCCGGGCCATATGCGGTTACCAGGTTCACCGGACGGCTGACCGCAGAGAGAACGGGTTCTTCATCTGCATACCGGAAAGATGCCTCAGCCGCCGCTCCGGGGCCTCCTGTCTGTCCTGGAGCAATCTCCCCCCCATCCGGACTTCCTCCTGAGCCTGTCCCGCTGCCGGAGCTTTGAGAGTCTCCGCCTGGCCCGCCGGATGAGCCTCCCGAACCGGAACCGCTCTGGTCACTTCCTCTGCTGCCGGATGCTCCGCCCGGAGCCGCTGTTCCCTCAAGAAAGGTTCCGGCCACCATATCTGCAAGGCCCTCCTTCGAATGAATGGAAGAGTCATAGGCCTGATCCATAAACTGATATATGTAGGTTTCATTGAGAAAATTTCTCGGATCCATATAGTAGCTGATAATGTCTCGGGATGCTGCTACCCAGGAACTCCCGTCAAAGCCGGGCCATGTTCCCGTAGACCAGTCATAAGCTCCTGTTTCCGTTGACTTCCATGAAGAAATGCTGCTTCTGGCTACAAGATTTCTCGTAATCTTGCTCTCCTCGTCCACTGCCGTATTCCAGTCCAGTCCTGTCTGAAAAGCTGTAAAACGCCAGTTTGGATACTTGGCGTGCAGTTCCCGAAGCCCCTGCTTATAACTCTCCGGAAATCCCTGCTGTGTCATGTAGGATTCAAAGTTGCTGTCCACCGGCACATTCTGGGAAGCCAGTTTGATATACTGACTGGACACATAGCCTGTGGTCTGCGCCCCCTGGCTCCCTGTAAAACGGATCTTATACCAGAGGACTCCGTCTGACGCTGTCTCCTCACCGATTACGGTCACTGAAGAACCGTTGGACAGTCTGGCAACTGTCCTGTAGCCGGTTCCTGCCCCGCTTCTCACATTCAGGCTTGAGGCAATCACTGACCCCTGTTTTTCCGCGTAGGCAAAGGTTCTCAGGGAAAATGTCGGCTCCAGAATGCTCAGGCAAGTCCCGAATGCCAGAACACAGCTCAGAAGAAATGCCATTCCCCTTTTGTATACTGATTTTTTCATCTGTCTATCTCCCACCTGATGGTATCTCACTTGTTTGTCGCGAGCTTTGCTCTGCTTCGTCTGCGCGGCAGGCAGCCTGTATCCAGGCTGCTCTCAAGCTGTTCATCTTTGCCAATCTTTTGGCATTATATCCATTATAATGAAAACAACCATTATATGTCAACTGTGTGAACGAAACTTCACAGAATATCAGATATTTGAAATAATCTGTAATATTTTCTTAATATTTTCCATTTTTATGCTCATACTGCCTGTTTCATCCAAATCCCGCTGGTAACTCCCAATAACTATATATATGCTTTTTCTGGAAAATCATTCCTGCCTGAAGATAAAATCTTTCTCACTTTTTTCCCAGAAAAAGGACAGCATGTCCGGGAAAATTCTTCCCCAGACATGCTGCCCTTTGTTTCTCTCCAATTATCCTGCTTTTTTCTGCAGGCATCTTCCGGCACGCCTATTGTGCCTGACTTGCTCTCTGTGTTTTTGCTTATACAGGGTAAGCCTTGTTTGCGCGGTCAGCAGCCTTCGGATCAACGCCTGTCTTCTGAGCCTCTCTGTACTCAAAGAATTCCTTTGCCACCTGGGGGAACAGAGCGTATGTCAGCACATCCTCATCCTGTGTCTTCCACTGGGACATCTCAGACTCCAGCTTTTTCAGCTGCGGCTCAATCAGATCTGCCGGCCGGCAGGTAATCGGCTCTGCCTTGCCAATGGCTTTCTTCTGAACCTCCGGGTTAAATGGCTTTACGGTCTGTCCAAATTCTCCCATCAGGAGCTTTTTGGATTCCTTTGTAAACATCTTATATCTCTCTCCCATCAGCACATTCAACACAGCCTGTGTTCCCACAATCTGAGAAGACGGGGTTACAAGCGGCGGCTCTCCGAAATCCTTTCTCACTCTCGGAATTTCCTGCAGCACGTCATAGTATTTGTCCTCTGCATGAGCCTCCTTAAGCTGGGAAACCAGGTTGGACAGCATTCCTCCCGGAACCTGATAGCGCAGCGTGTTGATATCCACACCGAGCACCTTTGTATTCATAAGTCCGCTCTTTAAGGCTTCCTCACGCATTGGGCGGAAGTAATCAGCGATCTCTGCCAGGGCCTCTTTATTGAGTCCTGTATCATATGGAGTATTGCTGAAGGTTTCCACCATCACCTCGGTAGCCGGCTGGCTGGTTCCGAGAGCGAACGGTGAGATAGCTGTGTCAATAATGTCGCATCCTGACTCTACTGCCTTTAAATAAGTCATGGATGCCACACCGGATGTATAGTGAGTGTGCAGATCAATCGGAAGCTTTGTAGACTCCTTGAGTGCTGTTACCAGCTCCTCTGCCGCATAAGGAGTCAGAAGGCCTGCCATATCCTTGATACACAGAGAATCTGCTCCCATATCCTCGATCTCTTTGGCAATGTTCTTCCAGTAATCCAGGGTATAGGCATCTCCCAGCGTATAAGAAAGGGCTACCTGTGCATGTCCCTTCTCCTTATTAGCTGCTTTAACCGCTGTCTTTAAGTTCCTGATATCATTTAAGCAGTCGAAAATACGGATAATGTCAATTCCGTTTGCAATGGACTTCTGCACAAAGTACTCTACCACATCGTCAGCATAGTGGTTGTAGCCCAAAATATTCTGTCCGCGGAAAAGCATCTGGAGCTTCGTGTTTTTAAATCCGGCTCTCAGCTTGCGCAGTCTCTCCCACGGATCTTCTTTCAGGAAACGGAGGGAAGCGTCGAAGGTAGCTCCTCCCCAGCACTCCACTGCATGATACCCCACCTTATCCATCTTGTCGATGATGGGAAGCATCTGCTCTGTTGTCATCCTAGTGGCGATCAGAGACTGGTGGGCGTCACGCAGGACAGTTTCCACAATCTTGACCGGCTTTTTCTCTATCTTAGCCATGAATTTCTTTACCTCCTCAAATCATTTTCACTTTCGCTTCGTTATACTCCGAAGATTGCCATGAAGGTTCCGGCGGCTACGGCAGTTCCGATTACGCCGGCTACGTTCGGGCCCATGGCGTGCATCAGCAGGAAGTTCGTCGGATCAGCCTCAGCTCCAACCTTCTGAGATACGCGGGCCGCCATGGGAACTGCAGATACACCGGCTGAACCGATCAGCGGGTTGACCTTTCCGTGAGTAGCCTTGCACATAATCTTTCCGAACAGGACTCCTGCCGCTGTACCGAAGGCAAATGCTACAAGGCCAAGGATTACGATATAGATCGTTTCCTTGTTTAAGAATGCCTCTGCGCTTGTGGTTGCTCCCACAGAGGTACCCAGAAAAATAACCACGATGTACATCAGGGCGTTGGAAGCTGTTTCTGTAAGCTGCTTTACAACACCGCACTCTCTGAACAGGTTTCCGAGCATCAGCATTCCTACAAGAGGAGCCGTTGTCGGAAGAATTAGGCATACTACCACCGTTACGATGATCGGGAACAGAATCTTTTCCAGCTTGGAAACGTGACGAAGCTGCTCCATCTTTATTTTTCTTTCTTCCTCTGTTGTGAAAAGCTTCATAATCGGAGGCTGGATAATCGGTACAAGAGCCATATAGGAGTATGCCGCAACAGCAATGGGGCCCATCAGTCCTGTCTGCCCCAGCTTTCCTGCCAGGAAGATAGAGGTCGGGCCGTCGGCACCTCCGATAATGGAAATCGCGGCAGCAGCCTTATCGTTAAAGCCCATAAAGATTGCAAGGAAATATGCAGCATAAATACCGAACTGAGCCGCCGCTCCCAGAAGGAAGCTGGACGGGTTTGCTATCAGAGGACCGAAGTCTGTCATAGCACCTACTCCCATGAAAATCAGGGAAGGCAGAATACTCCACTCATCAAGCAGATAGAAGTAATGGAGAAGGCCTCCTACTCCGTTTGACGATTCTTCAATCGACATCATAATATCCGGATAGATATTTACAAGCAGCATACCGAAGGAAATCGGAACTAAAAGAAGCGGTTCAAACCCCTTCTTGATGGCAAGAAAGAGAAAAACAAATGCCACCAGAATCATGATCAGGTTTCCAAAGGTTAAATTAAAGAATGCTGTCTGATGAAGAAGATTATTCAATGTTGATGTTATATATTCCATATTAATCCCTCCAAACGGATTTCGCATTCATTAGTTTAATGTTGCAAGAGTTGCACCCGGCTCTACCATCTCGCCTACTGTTACGTTAATGCTGGCCACTGTTCCGTCCTCCGGAGCCACAATCTCGTTTTCCATCTTCATGGCCTCGAGAATCAGGATTACCTGGCCTCTCTTTACTGCTGCTCCCACAGAAGTCTTAATTCCCAGAATCTTTCCTGGCATTGGAGCTGATACTGTGACAGAACCTGCTGCTGGGGCGGCTGCCGGAGCTGGCGCTGCTGCTGGGGCCGGGGCCGGAGCGGCTGCTGGTGCAGGAGCTGGCGCTGGCGCCGCTGCTGGGGCCGGTGCTGCCGGAGCGGCTGCTGGTGCAGGAGCTGGCGCGGCTGCCTTAGGTGCAGAAGCCTTGCCTGTAAATCCCTCCTCTACTGTTACCTCATAGACATTTCCATTTACTGTGATTGTATAGTTTTTCATCATTTCTTCCTCCTGATTGATACAGTCTGATTCTAAGCTCTCTTCCAGTTAGAGCCTGATTTTCTTCTGATAGAACGGACAACCAGTCCCTCAACAGGAACATTCTGCGCTGCTGAGATAGCTGCCGTAATTACAGCCACAAGTTCCAGATCGTCTGCCAGATTCTCCTGGGACGCTGCCGGTGCTGAAACATCCGGTGCTTTCGCCTGAACCGGAACGGCCACAGCTTTGATCGAAGCGGGAGCTGCTGCCGGGGCCGGGGCTGGGGCTGGAGCTGGGGCTGAAGCCGGAGCCACTGCTGGCGCTGGTGCTGGGGCCGGAACCGGGGCTGGAGCTGGGGCCGCTGTCTTCTCGGCTGCCTTCTCCTTCCTCTTTTTCTCCCAGTCATTGACAATCTTCAAACGGCCGATAATGAAACTGATGAAGATCAGAACGATAAATACCGTTCCCATGCCCATAATCATATTTAAGAACGCTTTTTCCAGCTTTTCTCCAATCGTAAACTCTGGCGTAAATGTCATTTCAGTAACAGTGAGAACACTGCCGCCATACTGGTCTTCCTGCGCCTCGGCTGTCAGGACAAAATTCATATCCCGCTTCTCATAGACGACTGTCATATCGATCTCGTATGTGTCTTCATCTGCAGCCGTTACCTCAAGGGCTTTCTCTCCGCTTGCCTCGTCTGCTCTGATCAGCGGAGCGCCTGTTTCATCTACCTCAAGGCTTCCCAGATCCTCTTTTACAGATTTCCAGGATGACAGCGCTGTAGCAATTACGGTGTTGTCTGTCTTTTCTGCTCTCTTAATCTGCTCGTCCAGCTCCTCGTCACTGTATCCGGCAAAGGTTGAAAGATACTGTCCCGCTCCGTTTACGAGCGTCTCCCGTATCTCATCCGTGAGCTCAGCTGAGCTGGTTTCCTCGCTTTTCGTGCAGCCGGACAGAACAAAGAAGCAGGTTATTGTGCATAATACAAGCAGTAACCGTTTAATATTCTGTTTCATAGATTTGTCACCTCGTCTTAGACTGTGCCATGCTTCTTGGATGGACGTCCCTCTCTTTTTGTGAATAACATCTCAAATGCGGCAATTACGCGCTGTCTTGTCTCCTCCGCCTTGATAATATCGTCCACATAACCTCTCCTTGCTGCAGCCTCAGCGCTGGACTGGAGCTTTTCATACTCGGACGCCTTCTCGGCAATCAGAGCAGCGGCATTGTCAGACGCCTGAATCTCCTCTGCATACATGATCTTGGCTGCTGCTGTTTTGTCCATCATTCCGATCTTTGCAGACGGCCATGCATATACAATATCGGCTCCGATGGATTTGCTGTTCATGGTTACGTAAGCACTTCCATATGCCTCTCCCACTACCACAGTTACCTTCGGAACATCTGCATTGGCAAACGCGTATGTCAGCCTTCCTGCTGCCTTCGCGATTTTCTTTTCCGTGCACTTGCACTGCTTGTAGCCCTTTGCATTTACAAGCGTCAGCACAGGGATTCCAAAGGCATCACAGAAGTTCACAAACTCTGCCGCCTTCTCACATCCGCGGGCGGAGAGAGCTGCATCAAATTCCTCAGTTTTCTCGTTTTCATCATTCAAAATTTCTGTGCGGTTAGCCACACAGCCGACAGTTGTGCCATTTAAGCGGATAAATCCAACTGCCATATCCGGGCCGTAATTTTTCTTCACCTCGAAGAAGAAGTAATTGTCGGAAATCATGGAGAGAGCCTTTCCTGTGTCTCCCCTGAATCCCTCAATATTTTCGCAGAGGCGGTTTAAGTCGTCGCTGCACTCGTCATAGGACATGTCATCCTCATTGTTTGCCGGAAGGATGGATACGAGGGTCCGCATCTTTTC is part of the Clostridium sp. M62/1 genome and harbors:
- a CDS encoding acyl-CoA carboxylase subunit beta is translated as MSNSAKTSAGKRIEALLDDNSFVEVGSYVTARSTDFNMTAQETSADGVITGYGTIEGSLVYVYSQDASVMGGSVGEMHAKKIANIYRMAMKMGAPVIGLLDCSGLRLQEGTDALDGFGQMYLNQTMASGVVPQLCAVFGTCGGGMAVSSALADFVFMEEKGKLFVNSPNALSGNDDSKCDTASADFQSRECGLADMVGTEEEILEKMRTLVSILPANNEDDMSYDECSDDLNRLCENIEGFRGDTGKALSMISDNYFFFEVKKNYGPDMAVGFIRLNGTTVGCVANRTEILNDENEKTEEFDAALSARGCEKAAEFVNFCDAFGIPVLTLVNAKGYKQCKCTEKKIAKAAGRLTYAFANADVPKVTVVVGEAYGSAYVTMNSKSIGADIVYAWPSAKIGMMDKTAAAKIMYAEEIQASDNAAALIAEKASEYEKLQSSAEAAARRGYVDDIIKAEETRQRVIAAFEMLFTKREGRPSKKHGTV
- a CDS encoding sodium ion-translocating decarboxylase subunit beta — its product is MEYITSTLNNLLHQTAFFNLTFGNLIMILVAFVFLFLAIKKGFEPLLLVPISFGMLLVNIYPDIMMSIEESSNGVGGLLHYFYLLDEWSILPSLIFMGVGAMTDFGPLIANPSSFLLGAAAQFGIYAAYFLAIFMGFNDKAAAAISIIGGADGPTSIFLAGKLGQTGLMGPIAVAAYSYMALVPIIQPPIMKLFTTEEERKIKMEQLRHVSKLEKILFPIIVTVVVCLILPTTAPLVGMLMLGNLFRECGVVKQLTETASNALMYIVVIFLGTSVGATTSAEAFLNKETIYIVILGLVAFAFGTAAGVLFGKIMCKATHGKVNPLIGSAGVSAVPMAARVSQKVGAEADPTNFLLMHAMGPNVAGVIGTAVAAGTFMAIFGV
- a CDS encoding OadG family protein, encoding MKQNIKRLLLVLCTITCFFVLSGCTKSEETSSAELTDEIRETLVNGAGQYLSTFAGYSDEELDEQIKRAEKTDNTVIATALSSWKSVKEDLGSLEVDETGAPLIRADEASGEKALEVTAADEDTYEIDMTVVYEKRDMNFVLTAEAQEDQYGGSVLTVTEMTFTPEFTIGEKLEKAFLNMIMGMGTVFIVLIFISFIIGRLKIVNDWEKKRKEKAAEKTAAPAPAPVPAPAPAPAVAPASAPAPAPAPAPAAAPASIKAVAVPVQAKAPDVSAPAASQENLADDLELVAVITAAISAAQNVPVEGLVVRSIRRKSGSNWKRA
- a CDS encoding oxaloacetate decarboxylase subunit alpha, which encodes MAKIEKKPVKIVETVLRDAHQSLIATRMTTEQMLPIIDKMDKVGYHAVECWGGATFDASLRFLKEDPWERLRKLRAGFKNTKLQMLFRGQNILGYNHYADDVVEYFVQKSIANGIDIIRIFDCLNDIRNLKTAVKAANKEKGHAQVALSYTLGDAYTLDYWKNIAKEIEDMGADSLCIKDMAGLLTPYAAEELVTALKESTKLPIDLHTHYTSGVASMTYLKAVESGCDIIDTAISPFALGTSQPATEVMVETFSNTPYDTGLNKEALAEIADYFRPMREEALKSGLMNTKVLGVDINTLRYQVPGGMLSNLVSQLKEAHAEDKYYDVLQEIPRVRKDFGEPPLVTPSSQIVGTQAVLNVLMGERYKMFTKESKKLLMGEFGQTVKPFNPEVQKKAIGKAEPITCRPADLIEPQLKKLESEMSQWKTQDEDVLTYALFPQVAKEFFEYREAQKTGVDPKAADRANKAYPV
- a CDS encoding biotin/lipoyl-containing protein, coding for MKNYTITVNGNVYEVTVEEGFTGKASAPKAAAPAPAPAAAPAAPAPAAAPAPAPAPAAAPAPAPAAAPAPAAAPAAGSVTVSAPMPGKILGIKTSVGAAVKRGQVILILEAMKMENEIVAPEDGTVASINVTVGEMVEPGATLATLN